From the Nitrospirota bacterium genome, the window CTATTGTGAACGGACAACTATGGGCCTGGGGTTGGAACGACTTCAGCGGCGGCGTCGCCGTCACCAGGCCTGGACGCGTGGGCACAGGAACAGGCTTCACTCAGGTTTCGGTCGGTGACATGCATTCACTGGCCATCGGCCCTGGTGGAGAGGTCTATTCCTGGGGTGTTGGCACCAACGGTGGCCTCGGCAGAAGCGGCAGCGGAAGCCTCCCAGCCGTTGTCATGCGGCCCTGATTGCGCGCAATAGCGAATCATGAAGAAGGGCCGCACGTTTGATCGTCAAACGTGCGGCCCCTTTCTTTTGTTTTGAAGCAGCCGTGGTGGCTTGCAGGTCAGCAGGATGCAGGCAGATGGGTGGGATGGCGGGCCGCTGAACAATCTTGCGGTCGGCTGGATCGAACCGCAAGATTGTTCGGTCATCGACTCGATAGTCACACCCACAGTCTTTCGATTTATTTCACAGGAATACTGATCACAATTGCTCCCATGACATCATTGATCTTGAAGTCCCGTTTGGGGCTGTCCGGATGGGCATTATGGCAGCCGATGCAAGCCTGGGTTACCGCAAGATCCGGATAGACGGCCTGGAAATAACGGGCTCCTCCTTCCTTCACAAAACCGGTATGGGGTTTAGCCGGATGAGTGAGGACCGTGCCCAGGCCTGTCTTCTCGAACTCACTGGCGGCGGCATTCTTCTTGTTGATCGGCCAGAGGCTGATCAATCGATATTGGATGCCGACGCCTTTTCTGGCCATGACGCGGCCCGACTCCATCAGGAATTGAGCCGGGAGCGGCAGCGTATTCTTCTGCTCCCAGTTCTCCGAGGCCACGACCACGCCTTTGGTCTGCATCCGTTCCACGACGTGCTTGGTGTAGACCTCACGGTCCGCTTCAATCACGGCGTGCACATAGTCCGCCACCAGTTCGACGGGCAGACTGACAGCGGTCCCTTCCGACGCTGCATGGCTCGGCCCGACTGCGCCGCAGCCTAATCCGAACACCAGGATGAGAGCTCCCCGTAGGAACTTGCTGGAGAATGTCATGGTACCCTCCTTGGTTTCTTCATGGACCAGTCGGCGTCATGCGCCGCGGTTCCATGAAGGGGTGCGGTGCGTTGCGGATAGAAGGTTGCACAATCGTAGCGATGAGTAGGCGGATTAGTTTGTCCGCCAAGCTGGAGTCGTGAATAGGGTGAGGGGAGCGGAAGCCGTGACCTGCACGAGGTGACTGAGTCAGCTGGTCGCTAGGATCGCTGGAGGAGTGGAAGGAGGCCACGTAGTAGGAAAATACCGAAGCCATAGCCCGGTTCTCCCTGTCAGTATGATGCAGCGTGCCCACCGGATCATATGATGAATCATCATACTCTCCGGTCTGAAAGCTGTCCAACTCGCTGATTCACCACAGATTCCTGTGAGTGATTTCTACTCATGTTCAAGGCGAGGAGACGGTCAGAGTCTTGAACCGGAGATACTCCTCATCCCGATAGCCGCAGGCGTGCCATTGAATCACCTGTATGTTGTTATTCAACCCCCTCGACACGACCACGCGCCACCTTGTTGTTCATCGCTGCCTTCTGGCCTACATATAGAGCGAGTTTTATGCCAGATGTACCAATGGAGATTTTCCAGCAATTGACTAGGCAAATGAGGGGAAGCATTTAGGAGCCATGCTGAATGAGTACCTAAAGTGATTCAGCCATGTATCTTTCAGGATCACAGAGCATGAGATCATGCTCTCATTAAGTACAGTCCGGAGCGCTGTTGAGAGTGCTGTAAGGGCGAGATCGAAGGTAATGGAAAACTGATGTTCATGCTGGGACGATTAAGTTGACACCAACCACTGCTGTCCTTGGGGGAAAGTGGGGAGTC encodes:
- a CDS encoding DUF3365 domain-containing protein, producing the protein MTFSSKFLRGALILVFGLGCGAVGPSHAASEGTAVSLPVELVADYVHAVIEADREVYTKHVVERMQTKGVVVASENWEQKNTLPLPAQFLMESGRVMARKGVGIQYRLISLWPINKKNAAASEFEKTGLGTVLTHPAKPHTGFVKEGGARYFQAVYPDLAVTQACIGCHNAHPDSPKRDFKINDVMGAIVISIPVK